The DNA region AAATCTTCATGGTCTATATTTTAGTTTTTTTGATATTTCTTAATGATTCTTAAAATCTTAATAACCACCAAAAACAATTATTATAAAGTGTTGGGATGATAGAAGTTAGAATACACGGCAGAGGAGGGGAGGGAGTAAAATCCTGTGCAGAGATATTGGGTAAAGCTGCTTTTCTTTCCGGCTTCTACACCCAGGACTTCAGCTTATATGGCGCTGAAAGAAGGGGTGCTCCAGTGGTAAGTTTTGTCAGGATTGATGAAAAACCCATACTTGAAAGGGGGTATATAACTAAACCGGATATAATTTTAATTCTCGATGACACTTTCGAGATGGGCAGGATGTTAAAAGGTTCAAGCGAAAAAACAGTTGTAATAATAAACACGTCCAGAGCAAAGAAGCTCGGGATCGATAAAAAGAAAAATTTCATTTACTTGGATGCAACCTCAATAGCCCTTGAAACAATCGGAAAACCAATACCAAATACCGTGATGCTTGGAGTTTTAATAAAGGTTTTGGATGGGAAGATAGATTTCCATAATCTAGAATTGGCAATAGAAGAAAAACTCTCAAAATATCCCAAAAATATAATTGATGCCAATAAAGAGGCCGCAAAAAAAGGATATGGTAGTTATGGCTAAAAAATCTGTCGGCATAGAAAAAATAGAATATCTTGGGAAAAAAGGCATCCCATACTTAGAGGCAAGTGGAAATAGTGTTAAAAGGAATGTTGGGAATTGGAGGGTTTTTAGGCCAGTAATAGATAAAAATAAATGCATAAAATGCAGGCAGTGCTGGATATCCTGCCCAGAATCAGCAATAAAACTTGATGAAAAGGATGTTCCAAGAGTTGACTACAAAACCTGTAAAGGCTGCCTTATTTGCATGGATGTTTGTCCGGTAAAATGTATACAAAAGGTGAGGGAGGGGCATGAATAAACTGTTGTTTTTTGTCCCCATTTTACTTTCTATTGTTTTAACTGAAGCTAGGGTTTTCCCCAACTATGTCACTTTTTATTATCCGATGAACATTGAAAAAATAGAGAAAAATGTTGAATATTTTCAAGAAGATAGTTGGTTTGAGAGGAAATCAAAAGATTATACTATTGGTATTAAAAATAATGGTATGATAATTATGTGCAATAAACCTGATGAGGAGTGTTTAGATGAGAAAAAGTTCAGAAATATATTAGATGATGTGGAAAAAGATGGGGCATTTGACCTTTCTGGTGAAGACAAGGATAAAATAGGATCGCTTTATCAAAATGGGATAATTATAAAAAAGGTTCCAAAAAATAAGGTTTTTTTACTA from Candidatus Aenigmatarchaeota archaeon includes:
- a CDS encoding 2-oxoacid:acceptor oxidoreductase family protein, translated to MIEVRIHGRGGEGVKSCAEILGKAAFLSGFYTQDFSLYGAERRGAPVVSFVRIDEKPILERGYITKPDIILILDDTFEMGRMLKGSSEKTVVIINTSRAKKLGIDKKKNFIYLDATSIALETIGKPIPNTVMLGVLIKVLDGKIDFHNLELAIEEKLSKYPKNIIDANKEAAKKGYGSYG
- a CDS encoding 4Fe-4S dicluster-binding protein, which gives rise to MPIKRPQKKDMVVMAKKSVGIEKIEYLGKKGIPYLEASGNSVKRNVGNWRVFRPVIDKNKCIKCRQCWISCPESAIKLDEKDVPRVDYKTCKGCLICMDVCPVKCIQKVREGHE